The window cccctccccctctccctctccggcggccgcggctcgtCCTCCCCATCGTCGGCagccacggctcgtcctcccCATCCCCGGCGGCTGCGACAGCCCATCCAGCGGCGGCGCATAGCTAGGCAACCCCGACGCCTAGAGTTCTTCAGCGCCTGGACACcttggcgtcgcctaggcgacgcctttaaAACCACGCGAAGATCACCACCAACAACTCACTCTCGAACGAATTGAAGATCAATCTCGATGTGCTTGGTGCGCTGATGTTGGACTGGATTGGAAGACATGTAGACTGCATTGATGTTGTCACAATACACCAGTGTGGCGCGGTGAAGTGGGGCATGAAGCTCATGCAAAAGCTGGCGCAACCAAGAAGCCTCGGCAATACCATTGTGCTGTGCGACGAAGGCTTGCTGAGGACGAGGCTGCTGCATGGCCGGCATTGGAGGACGAGGACCAGGCCACATTTGAATGGTCCCTAAAAAGGACATACCCAGTGCTTGAATGGTCCCTATCCAGGGGTTTTAGAAGGTGGGCCATGAGGGCCCAGAGGGCGTGTTGCCCTGGGTGCCGGGTGCAGGCTGGGCGCTAccagcctgctgctgctgggcgctGGTGATCTAGCACTAGTTTCTTCCCCCAGTGCCACCACTACCACGACTGCCACAAGCGTTGCTGCCACGCTTGCTACGGCGGTTGTTGTTGCCGCCTTTGGAGAGGTGCCAGCGCCCCTGGTGCCGGCACCTCCGGTGTCTCCGGGGCTGGTTTCGACTTGCTGGGGAGCCGAAGACTTGGTAGAGGCGGCGAGAGCGGTGGTAGGGCAGGGCTGTCGATCCTCCAGGGTGAGTTCCTCAAGAATGAGGTCGTCACATGCCtcgaggaaggaggggaagggccgaCTGCGCCGAAGAAGGGCCCTGACGTGAGCGAAGCGCTCAATGAGGCCGCGGATGACGTTGAGGACGAGGGTGCACTCGGTGATGATTTCGCCGAGGGCCCCAAGGTCGTTAGCCATCTTATTGAGATGGCGGCAGTACTCGTTGATGGAGAGGTCGCCTTGGACAAATCTTCGAAACTTTGTCTCAAGTTGGATGGTGCGTGCTTCCCGGTTCCCGAGAATCTGGGACTCGACGGTGAGCCAAGCTTGCCTAGCGGTGGAGCCCTGGGAGGAGAATACTTCGGCGAGGTCGTCGGCGAGAGTGCCGAGGATCCAGGACTTCAACACACAGTCCATCCGTGTCCAGTCCGGAGAGAGGACCGGAGTATCGAGATGAAAGTGATCCTGGAGGGAGAACTTGCCGAGGGTCAACAAAAATTGATCACGCCAGTGGTTGAAGTTACTAGAGTCGACGCCGAGGACGATCGGGACGAGACTCCTGATGTTGGAGACGACAACCGCCTGGGCGGGGAGCTTCAGGAGGGAGGTGGCCTCCTGAAGGAGCATGGTGGCGTGGAGATCCGTCCGTGCGATGTGGGGGCCCTGACTGGAGCCAGAGGGCTCTAGCGGGGCGATGGACCCTAGTCTGCTTCTCGTCtacctccctctcctctgccaACCCTAGTCTGCTGACGGCGCCCAaacgcagaggtcctgggccTCGTCCTCCCACTGCACACAACTACGATCTTCGTAGTGCTCCTCCATCAAACATTCCACCACGTGACAATCTGGTATCAGATTGCTCGGGTTTCTCATCCATGGCGACCATGGTCTCCGTGTTGAAGCCGTTGGAAGACATGAACATGATGAACCAGATGCACTCCACTCTGAAGACTCTGGCGCCCTTGGCCCCAAGTGTCGCTGATCTGGCGGCTCTACCGGGCAAGGTTTTGTATTTGCAGAAGAGTATGAAGGATGCGGGCGATCACCTACAGTCCGTCAGTGTCGCGGTGAAGCGACTAGAGTCCGGCGACAGTTCTTCAGGGTCCAGCAACCAGAATTACCGCTCGCCTCCGATGTGGGATCCCAAGCTCAAAGGGGCCGCAGGTGATGATGGCATCTTGGGGACATCGCCGCCGGCGTTCTCCACGCCCCCAACCCAACCCTTGCACCAGCAACGTGTGGAGTAGTACGAGGACGACCGTTTCCTTAAACCCAAGATGATGTTTCCGTCGTTCGACGGCACGAGCGACCCACTTCCATGGTTGAATCGCTGCGAACTATACTTCCAAGGCCACAACACACTGGAACACCACAAAGTTTGGATGGCATCTCTCCATATGATTGATACTGCGCAGCTGTGGTACTATCACCTAGAGACGGTCAAGCGACGAACCCGATTGGAGGCGTTTCAAGCAGCTGCTGCATAGACGATTTGGCCCTAGCCTCACAGAGTTGCCGCTGAGCGAGATGGCTCTGTTACGCCGCATAGGGTCGGTGGAGGAATACACTAAGCAATTCATGTCGCTGGTGTGCCACGACGCATGGCATGCCTCCACCCCGCAAGATCGAGCACAAGATTCGTTTGAAACCCGACACCGAGGCAGTGGCAGTCCGGCCCTGTCGCTATGCTCATCGCCCAGCTCCTCAGCATTCTACTCGTCAGCATTGCTGGTCCGCAAGCTAGACAATTCATGGCGACTCTGCATTGGTTATCGGGCCCTCAATGCGTACGCATGAAAGATAAATTCCCAATACGGTCGCTGAGGAACTCTTCGATGAGCTACGAGGAGTCAAATATTTCACCAAGCTTGATCTTCGGTTAGGATACTATTAGGTGCAAATGTATCCTAGGGACATTCACAAGACCGCGTTCCGGACACACCAAGGCCTGTTTGAATTCTTGGTGATGCCGTTCGGCCTCACGAATGCTCCAGCGACCTTCCAAGCCTTGATGAACACTGTCTTAAAGCCGTTCTTGCGCTGTTTCGTGTTGGTTTTCTTTGACGCTATCCTGATTTACAGTCAGTCATGGGCTGAGCTCTTACTCCACATCCGGTCAGTGTTTGAAGCATTACAATAGCACGCTCTATTTTTGAAACAATCCAAGTGTTCCTTTGGAGAACAGTCAGTTAGTTATTTGGGGGCACGTAATCTCTGCTCATGGCATGGCCATGGATGAGAACAAGGTCGGGGCGGTACTCACCTTGCCTATTCCTAAGTCAGTTTGGGCACTCAGGGGATTCCTAGGTCTAGCTGGATATTGTAGGCTCTTCATCAAGGATTATGGCCTCATTGCAGCACCGCTGACTCGCTCGGACGGTTTCTTATGGGATGAAGCAGCCCTCTCGGCGTTCAGGGCGCTCCAAACGGCTCTGTCCACAGCACCGGTACTTCATTTGCCGGATTTCAGCGCCCCCTTTATTGTGGAGTGCGATGCCTCCGGCTCGGGATTTGGGGCAGTTCTGCACTAGGGCAGCGGACCCATAGCTTTTTTCAGCCGCCCCGTTGCCCTGTGACATGCTAAGCTCACTGCATACGAGCAAGAGTTAATTGAATTGGTCCAAGCAGTGAAGCATTGGCAGCCGTATCTTTGGGGCCGGGAATTTCTCGTTCATTCTGACCATCATAGCTTGAAGTTTCTTCTAGATCAACATCTGTCCACTATACCTCAGCATCATTGGGCCACCAAACTGCTCGGGTATGATTTTCGCGTCGAATACTAGCCGGGCACAGCCAATATAGTGGCAGATGCGTTGTCCCGCCGGGATGAGGGCCAGTCAGCAGAGCTCACAGCATTGTCCACCCTGGCCTTCTCGTTCTTTGACGAACTGCGTACACAATTACAAGATGACGCTGACCTGACCAACATCCAAGATAAGGCGGCTAGGGGCGAGGATGGCTGGACCATCGTTGATCAGCTGCTGCTAAAGGATGGGAAGGTTTTTGTACCGGCGTCGTATGCTGCTGTTTCATCGTTGCTGGAATTTGCTCATGGCATGGGCCATGAAGGTATTCAGAAGACGCTCCATCGCCTACGCTCAGACTTTTATATTCAGGGTGATCGTCAGTTGGTTCTCTATTTTGTCAGAAATTGTGAAGTTTGCTAGCGAAACAAGAGTGAGCACCTGCGGCCTGGAGGTTTGCTGCAGCCACTTGACATTCCATCGGCCTTGTGGGCTGATGTAGCCATGGATTTCATTGAAGCTCTACCTTGGGTCAATGGCAAAACCGTCATACTCACGGTAGTGGACAAATTTTCAAAATATACACACTTTATTCCATTGAGTCACCCATATACTGCTGCATCGGTTGCCAAAGCATTCTTCCAAGATATTGTGCGCCTACATGGTATGCCCTCTTCCATCGTGAGTGATAGAGACCCGGTTTTCACCAGCGCATTCTGGAAAGAGCTGTTTGCTTTGGTGGGTGTTCACTTTCATTTCACGTCGGCTTTTCACCCACAGTTCGACGGTCAATCGGAGGCCACTAACAAGATTATTGCTATGTACTTGCGCTGTTTAACTGGAGATTGGCCATGGCAATGGGTCCGTTGGTTGCCTTGGGCAGAATTCTGTTACAATTCGTCATATCAGGCCTCCTTGTAAACATCACCCTTCCGTGTGGTTTATGGGCGCCACCAATTCTCAGGGCATATGAGCAAGGTGAAGCTCAACTTCCAGCAGTGGAACAGCAGCTGTTGGAGAGGGATGAGTTCTTGGCCGAGGTGAGGGATTGGCTCGAACAAGCGCAGCAATATGCTAAGGTGCAGTATGATCGGAAGCATCGTGAGTTGTCCTTTGAAGTGGGACAGTGGGTCTGGCTTCGGCTTTTGCATAGGCCGATTGCATCTCTTGGAGTACAGGGCCACGGCAAGTCGGGGCCTCGTTATTTCGGTCCCTATAAGGTGACTGAAAGGATTGGTGATGGCATACCGGTTGGACCTTCCAACAGGGGCTCGCTTACAGCCTTACACAATGTCTTTCATGTGGGACTACTAAAGCCATTCCGGGGTATGCCACCTGATGCTCCTCCACCTCTTCCATCGATTCAAAATGGCCGTACTTGTCTGCGTCCAGCAAAGGTGCTTCGGGGACGCCTTGCTCGGGGTAGTTATTAGCTGCTGGTACAGTGGCTTAATCAAGATGCTGCTTCTGCTTCGTGGATACCTCTGGACGATTTTCGCCGTTCTTATCCAGATTTCCAGCTCAAGGACGAGCTGTTgctccggggggggggggggggcaatgtTATGATGGGAAAGTATTATCAAAGGCGCAAGAAGAAGGAAATGATGGATACAGAGGTGCACGGTGGAGGGGATTAGTTCCCTTGTAATCAGATTGCTTAGTTAATTTCCTTATCAGAAATCTCGTTTACCTTAAATAGAGGATTGATGTAATCAGGAGAACACTAAGAAGGAATTGAGTCTATCTTCCCTATCCCTGCTTCTCGTCtacctccctctcctctgccaACCCTAGTCTGCCGACGGCGCCCAAACGCAGAGGTCCTGGACCTCGTCCTCCCACGGCACACAACTACGATCTTCGTAGTGCTCCTCCATCAAACATTCCACCACGTGACAGAAAACTGATAGATTAATTGACACTTTGACAGGAGTACAAGGGAGTAcaatatataggcaaggatcATTTAGGGTTTGTAGAATACACCCAATCAACGGAGATCCTTGCCTAATCCATATCAACTACCATAAACCAGCCCTAGCCCTTAGGCTGGGCGCCAAGGCCCAAAGGCCAGTCCACTAATAGCCTTGCTAACATCCTCTATCCATAGAAACTTACAGATCATGTATGAATCCCACAGGAAACTATCAAGACCCAGGTAGCAAATATGTACTTGTGGCCCAAAGTACTCGAGGTGCAAATCATGGATCCTGCAAAGTAATGCCATAGTTCAATTAATTGTTTTGTTTATAAATGTCTGTGTTAAGTTGGTTAATTCAGTATCTTTTTTGTTTATACATGCAGAGCACAAAAGAAGCCTGTTGGAATTCTCTATGTTAATGTAGTACGGGCTGTTAAACTCACCAAGAAAGATCTGTTGGGCAAATCAGATCCATATGTGAAGTTAAAGCTAACAGAGGACAAACTTCCGTCGAAGAAAACATCAGTGAAGCGAAGCAACCTGAACCCTGAATGGAATGAggaattcaaattagttgtTAAAGACCCAGAGTCTCAAGCTCTGGAGCTCACTATTTATGATTGGGAGCAGGTAAACATTAATTTTCCCGTGTCTTCGGCCTTCTCTAATTAGGCTTATATATCTCAACCTTTTATGACTATATCAGGTTGGGAAGCATGACAGGATTGGAATGAATGTTATCCCACTGAAAGACCTTACTCCAGATGAGACAAAATATGTTACACTTAACCTGCTGAAGAGTATGGATGCAAATGACCCAGCAAATGAGAAGTTCCGGGGACAGCTCACCATTGATGTAACATATAAGCCGTTCAAGGAAGGTGATTCTGATATTGAGACGACTGATGAGTCTGGTGTCATTGAAAAGGCTCCTGATGGCACACCAGAAGGTGGTGGCTTGCTGGTAGTTATTGTCCATGAAGCACAGGATGTTGAAGGAAAGCACCACACCAATCCATATGCACGAATTTTGTTCAAAGGTGAAGAAAGGAAGACAAAGGTATGCAATAAAACCTTTAGATATGGAATAAATACTCATGCAGAAATCACAGTAGTAAATTTTAATGTTTGTTTTGTCTACAATGTTTTAATGTAACAAATACTTCCATTATCATAGTTTGAGTCACCATGTTAAAGATGTAATGCATGAAATAATTTTTGCAGCATATTAAGAAGAATAGAGATCCACGATGGGAACAAGAATTTGGGTTTGTTTGTGAGGAACCACCTATAAATGAAAAAATGCAAGTTGAAGTCATTAGCAGGCCATCAAGTCTTGGCATACATTCGAAGGTATTAGTTCTCTGATTTTACCTTTCTTGTTATTGTGATGTAGAGTAATAGGCATTTTGAATTTACGTGTTATGGACAAGTTCTTTGGTGCCAAGTTCAGGCGCAGGTCCAAGGACAAGAGTCCTGGTTCGGTTTAGATATTTGTTTTGGTTTATTAGTCGATTGATAGTTTCCTTGTGGAACAGGTTAGCCAAATTAGGGAGGTTTGTTAGTCCCGGGCTCTTATAAGGAGCACGGCAGAATCCTTTGTAATCAAGGAAGAAGTAGATCAGAATTCTCTGAGCCTCCAGCGTGAGGGCGAGATTCATCTACCTCAACCTATTTCATCATCAATAAAGCCAGCAATTTAGCCATAACATTACGTGAGTTGATAGAGTAAAATTTTAAGCACTATTTCTAGGAACATGCCTCATCAAGACTGCATGGCAGCTGTTGCTCCAGGAGTACAACCACATACTTGGTGATCAGAGTAAAGTGCTCCCACGGTCCAAAGCCTCTAAAATGAGCATTTGGTCCAAATGAGCATTTGGGCCTTTAAACTTTTTCAATGGTTCATAATCGGACCTAGAGTGAACGACTTGACTTAGATGCTCACTTTGATAGTTTATGGACCTAGGTGAGAATCCGGGGAATGTTTATGGACCCCTGCTGCTTTTTACTCTTAGTGGTCATATTATTCCATTAACCCATTTCCTCTAGAATTGCTTAAGGCGATTCTAGTTACATTACTTGTGATTAATGAGAAGGGACCGCTGGGAACTACTAGTACTAATTCATGAATTTATCAACATGGTCCAGAGTTTCCAAACTTGAAACTCTATCAGTCTTAGGTGTTTTCGTTAATATTCACTATTTCTACTGACTTTAGGTGAAATGGCAATGCTGTGAAcctttttcataaaaaaattggCAATCTCTAAATCTAAAGACAAATTTAAGACCTTCAAGAAAGGTCGTAAGTTGATTCTTTGTATAATTCTACTTGTGATCTGAAAGTTGCTATCCATTTTGTGACCATGTTCTATTTGGTTTTTGTTTTGAAGTCTGACACTCCTTGGCATTAAGTAGCTTATACCTTCTTGTAAAACTTGAGCTCCGTTTCGTGTCAGAGTTGGATTATAATAGTTTTATTTTACAAAAGTGCTTTTACAAATTTTAATATATGGTTAACCTCTTGGAGATACTAATGGATTTCAAATTACAAACCATGTATGACAGAAATAATAGTTGAACAACATCATTTGTCTAGTCTTAATATGTATAAAGAGAAAATGTAGTATTTTTACAACTGCTTTTCACAGCAGTTCAAAAAATCTAATCAGGAATTGTTCAAtatcaaaagaaaaatgaacCAAAACATTACAGTGAACCAAAACAACCAATCCTCAGTTGATCACATTTCACTATGGCCCCGAAACATTTACATTTTTCTATTAGTTCTATGTTTTTTTTAatcgaatacgcaggagagctgcgcatcattGTATTAAGGAGGAAAAAGGATccaattacaaaaccaactccccACCTTGGATCAGAGTGACAAGAGGACAAGTTATGCTAGAAAAAACTGTTACATAGGAAATTGAATAGCAGGACCTGACCGAAGCCTAAACAAAAAGCTAGGAAAACCTTCCAAACTCCAGGGCAGCAAGGCCTTTTGCGCCTCCTACTATCCACAAGTGACCTTCCTCCTTGAAGGCTTGCAACGCAGTCTGAATGCTAGGTGCAGATCCATCAAACATGCAAGAGTTATGGTGTTTCCAGAGGATCCATGCCCCATGTATGACCAGCGAATTGAAACCTTCCTTAGCATGTTTCTGTACTTTCTTCAAGGACTTCCTCCACCAAGCTGCAAAGGAGATTGTTCCCCGGGTTGGTACCAGACTAGAGAGGTTCAGAGGCTGCATGATGTTGAACAAGAATTGCCGGGCAAAGACACAAGAAGTGAGAATATGTTGAATGTTTTCGTTTTCTTGGTCGCAGGGGGGCAATGAGCAGTATGTGGCAGGCCTCTTTTTTCAGACGATCTGCTGTCCAACAGCGATTTCGAATCGCAAGCCAGATAAAAATCTTGCATTTGTTAGGTGCCCATGACTTCCATTAGTTCTATGTTTGAAAAATGGTAAAAGTTACTTGCTTGGTTAAGAAACCTACTCCAAGAATAAAGGTAGAAAATAAGCAATAGTTTTACAAGACCAGAGTTATTGCAGACTGTAGGAATGATAGATTGTGTATGAATTGTGGGTTATATTGCATTGAGGCCCGAGGGCGAATATATAAGGGTACAAGACTTGGAGGGCCCGAAGCCTCCCCCGAGATGTTTTCTATACTAccaatatactctaacatcccctaCAGTTGTATTGGTTGCTCGTTTGCAACACGAATGGAcagactggagaacaatggagacaTCCCCCGTAGTCGGAAAGCCAGTGCGAATGTTATGCAGATGATAGCCTCTTAGTGCTGAAGTAGCCAAGGTCGAGGTGGACGTGATCGAAGTCGTGGAGGAGGGCACAGGTCCGAAGAAGCAACGTAGGTGCACCAGCACACAAAATTAGCAGCTGACATGTTCAGCAGGTTGTTGTTCCGACTGGATGGTGATGGTAGGCGGTGCAGCTAAAGAGCGCAAATGCATCTTCCTTCAACAACATCAACAGTGATGTCTGCGAGCTTGCAGCAGTAGGTGCGTACTCGGACCGAGAGCTAGTGTGATGAAAAGGACTAGTAGCATGGAGGCGGTGACACCAGCGGTAATGGCCCGATTATGTATGTTGGCACTGCAGCCTGGGAAGGCGTAGCGACAACTTCAACCTCGGGAGCGTCGACGATGCAGCGGCGACGAAATGGTAGGATGACGCAAACCCGATCTTTGATCAGGAAAAAGAAACACAGTGGCAAGATGAACCTTGAGTACGGAGCCCCATGACGTCGCGGCCCGCTAGCAATGGCGGTGAAGTGGCACAGTGAAGGGGAGACACAAGATGGCCTCAACGGAGCTCGTCTGGCGATGGATCTTGACGAGGGCGATGACCCGAGCGGCGCATAGTAGCCCAGTGACAACGTCAATAGGCAACCTTTAAAACATTGTGTCCTCAAGATATGTCTTATACTACCAAGTACCAAATATACTTTAAGACAGACAAGCTTTATGGCTCATGAGAAACTTTTTTTCCCTGGACCCAGGATGTTACTTGGCATATAAATCTTTTCGGTACTGATTGCCATGATCCTTGAGAACACCGTCACACACATGATAGGAAAAGAATTGCTACATGAGCTTAAACACAAGTATAGCCATACTTGCACAGTTGCACACATTGCCAACTACATAAGATCGTGTTTAGCGTTCTGAGTATACATTGCCAACTACGTGAGATCGTCTTCATTATTTTGAGTATACAACAAAAAACTTGACTAGATGTGTCAGCCACTTCGTCATTGTTCTATTTTTCATGTCTGAAAGACAGTTCTACCTACTGTTTAGCACTCCCTCTTTGAAAATATATGTTGTTTTAAGATTTCTGCTGGTCCACCTTTTCCAACTTTCACAATCAATGTGTCAATATAAAGAATTATGTAGACTGGCATGAAATATTGCTAGATTCATCATGGAAATGTTCTCATAATGCTTAGTTAGCTTGATTTGAAATGCCATATTCTCAAAGAAATATATATTCAAATTTTTAACTTTTACCATGCCGACATTGTTTTGAACTTTGGGGAGTGCATGGTTTAGAAGAATATATGCATGAAATCTACGATTGCTAAATTTTCTGTAATTTTTACTGCTGCTGAAGTAACTTGGATATTCTAATTGTAACCTTTTTTGCTGATATTGTGTTCGAGAAAATAGGGGCCTAAAGTGAAAAGAAATACTCAACTACCATGTACTTTTGAACTTTGGGAAGTAACTTGGATATTCTAATTGTAACCTTTTTCCTTGATATAAAGACCTAGTTGGCAAATATACCGAGTTTGAAACCTGTATCAAATATATGCTTTTTGAAA is drawn from Panicum virgatum strain AP13 chromosome 1N, P.virgatum_v5, whole genome shotgun sequence and contains these coding sequences:
- the LOC120655641 gene encoding synaptotagmin-2-like isoform X2, producing MKVYTTDEQELIMEPSVKWAGNPNITVLVKAYGLKATAQVIDLQVFALPRITLKPLVPSFPCFAKILVSLMEKPHVDFGLKLLGADLMAIPGLYGFVQETIKTQVANMYLWPKVLEVQIMDPAKAQKKPVGILYVNVVRAVKLTKKDLLGKSDPYVKLKLTEDKLPSKKTSVKRSNLNPEWNEEFKLVVKDPESQALELTIYDWEQVGKHDRIGMNVIPLKDLTPDETKYVTLNLLKSMDANDPANEKFRGQLTIDVTYKPFKEGDSDIETTDESGVIEKAPDGTPEGGGLLVVIVHEAQDVEGKHHTNPYARILFKGEERKTKHIKKNRDPRWEQEFGFVCEEPPINEKMQVEVISRPSSLGIHSKESLGYIVISLADVINNKRINEKYHLIDSKNGRIQLELQWRTS
- the LOC120655641 gene encoding synaptotagmin-2-like isoform X1, whose protein sequence is MGFFSTVLGFFGFGVGLTLGLGIGYYIFIYFQPSDVKHPVIRPLVELDTKSLENMLPEIPLWIKNPDFDRIDWLNKFIETMWPYLDKAICKMAKEIAKPIIAESTAKYKIDSVEFETLTLGSLPPTFQGMKVYTTDEQELIMEPSVKWAGNPNITVLVKAYGLKATAQVIDLQVFALPRITLKPLVPSFPCFAKILVSLMEKPHVDFGLKLLGADLMAIPGLYGFVQETIKTQVANMYLWPKVLEVQIMDPAKAQKKPVGILYVNVVRAVKLTKKDLLGKSDPYVKLKLTEDKLPSKKTSVKRSNLNPEWNEEFKLVVKDPESQALELTIYDWEQVGKHDRIGMNVIPLKDLTPDETKYVTLNLLKSMDANDPANEKFRGQLTIDVTYKPFKEGDSDIETTDESGVIEKAPDGTPEGGGLLVVIVHEAQDVEGKHHTNPYARILFKGEERKTKHIKKNRDPRWEQEFGFVCEEPPINEKMQVEVISRPSSLGIHSKESLGYIVISLADVINNKRINEKYHLIDSKNGRIQLELQWRTS
- the LOC120655641 gene encoding synaptotagmin-2-like isoform X3 produces the protein MDLSRAQKKPVGILYVNVVRAVKLTKKDLLGKSDPYVKLKLTEDKLPSKKTSVKRSNLNPEWNEEFKLVVKDPESQALELTIYDWEQVGKHDRIGMNVIPLKDLTPDETKYVTLNLLKSMDANDPANEKFRGQLTIDVTYKPFKEGDSDIETTDESGVIEKAPDGTPEGGGLLVVIVHEAQDVEGKHHTNPYARILFKGEERKTKHIKKNRDPRWEQEFGFVCEEPPINEKMQVEVISRPSSLGIHSKESLGYIVISLADVINNKRINEKYHLIDSKNGRIQLELQWRTS